Proteins encoded by one window of Cylindrospermum stagnale PCC 7417:
- a CDS encoding type II toxin-antitoxin system HicB family antitoxin — protein MERLLNIHIEKLPEGVYLATSDELQGLVAQGRTVAETLEIARDVARKLLEAQSQDKEPDYLQPIAEQFNYPLVVSQ, from the coding sequence ATGGAAAGATTGCTAAATATCCACATTGAGAAGTTACCAGAAGGTGTTTATTTAGCCACTTCTGATGAGCTTCAAGGCTTAGTCGCTCAAGGAAGAACGGTTGCAGAAACTTTAGAAATTGCCCGTGATGTAGCACGTAAGTTGCTAGAAGCGCAATCTCAGGATAAAGAACCCGATTACTTGCAACCAATAGCCGAGCAATTTAACTATCCCTTAGTTGTAAGCCAGTAG
- a CDS encoding SPL family radical SAM protein yields MVKPQYEGYSDSTPTKLVKEKFGDANVYAQNAKSILTKATGFIAAYDFTLNPYRGCQYGCSYCYAAAFSPNTQMRQDWGKWVIFKENAAEILEKELNKWYKKNPHQPPRIYMSSVTDPYQPLESKHQLTRRLLEVMLDVRDNGFLTPTLVIQTRSPIITRDIDYLQRFQRLRINMSIPTGSESVRRDFEPRSPSIKARLNAINKIKQNIDNFKGFLPKISITVTPLLPSLPSDETAFIDKLAIADRVVIQDFHPSHKGSLMASTREEAEEIKRKYAWWYENEQLSYIRFKQKLVSRLPGVEIKEGKDGFGYE; encoded by the coding sequence ATGGTAAAACCACAGTATGAAGGTTATAGCGACAGCACACCAACAAAATTAGTTAAAGAAAAGTTTGGGGATGCCAATGTTTACGCCCAAAATGCTAAATCGATATTAACAAAAGCTACTGGTTTTATTGCTGCTTATGACTTTACTCTCAATCCTTATCGGGGTTGTCAATATGGTTGTAGTTATTGCTATGCTGCTGCATTTAGCCCTAATACTCAAATGCGTCAAGACTGGGGTAAATGGGTAATTTTTAAAGAAAATGCTGCGGAAATTTTAGAGAAAGAGTTAAATAAATGGTATAAGAAAAATCCTCATCAACCGCCCAGAATTTACATGAGTAGCGTTACAGATCCTTATCAGCCTCTGGAATCTAAACATCAGCTAACTCGTAGGTTGTTAGAGGTGATGCTTGATGTGAGAGATAATGGTTTTCTAACTCCAACTTTAGTAATTCAAACTCGCAGTCCAATTATTACTAGAGATATTGATTATTTACAACGATTTCAAAGATTGCGAATTAATATGAGTATTCCCACTGGTAGCGAATCGGTGAGAAGAGATTTTGAACCACGTTCGCCTAGTATTAAAGCCAGACTAAATGCTATTAATAAAATTAAACAAAATATTGATAATTTTAAAGGCTTTCTTCCCAAAATTTCTATTACTGTAACACCGCTACTTCCAAGTTTACCAAGTGATGAAACAGCTTTTATTGATAAATTAGCTATTGCCGATAGAGTGGTGATTCAAGATTTTCACCCTAGTCATAAAGGTTCTTTGATGGCATCAACCCGCGAAGAAGCTGAGGAAATTAAGCGAAAGTATGCTTGGTGGTATGAAAATGAGCAATTAAGCTATATCAGGTTTAAGCAAAAGTTAGTTTCTCGGCTTCCAGGTGTAGAAATTAAAGAAGGAAAAGACGGATTTGGTTATGAGTAA
- a CDS encoding response regulator transcription factor, which translates to MDRSATSATAMKEPSMKDHKRLLLIDDDPNLILLVKDYLEFRGYEVITAENGREALEILEHDVPDMIICDVMMPEMDGYTFVEQVRQNERTSWIPVLFLSAKGQSADRVKGLNKGADVYMVKPFEPEELVAQVESSLKQTIRWKEHQAKGGENGSRIQVPFDVQLTPTELKVVQFVARGLANREIAEELNVSQRTVESHVSNMLGKTNLHNRTELARWAIENQMA; encoded by the coding sequence ATGGATCGAAGCGCAACAAGTGCCACTGCTATGAAAGAGCCCAGCATGAAAGATCACAAACGACTTCTATTGATTGACGATGACCCTAACCTCATCTTGCTGGTGAAGGATTACTTGGAATTCCGGGGCTATGAAGTCATCACGGCGGAAAATGGACGAGAAGCTCTGGAAATTCTAGAACATGACGTTCCAGACATGATCATCTGCGACGTGATGATGCCGGAAATGGACGGATACACTTTTGTGGAACAGGTCCGGCAAAACGAACGTACTAGTTGGATTCCCGTTCTTTTCCTTTCAGCTAAGGGGCAAAGCGCAGACCGAGTTAAAGGTCTAAATAAAGGTGCTGACGTTTATATGGTCAAGCCTTTTGAACCAGAAGAACTCGTAGCGCAAGTAGAATCTTCGCTGAAGCAAACTATCCGTTGGAAAGAACACCAAGCAAAGGGAGGAGAAAACGGTTCTCGCATCCAGGTTCCTTTCGATGTGCAATTAACCCCAACCGAACTGAAAGTAGTACAGTTTGTAGCTAGAGGTTTAGCTAACCGGGAAATTGCTGAAGAATTAAATGTCAGTCAACGTACTGTTGAAAGCCATGTGTCCAATATGTTGGGCAAGACCAATCTCCACAACCGCACTGAACTAGCGCGGTGGGCGATTGAAAATCAAATGGCTTAA
- the groL gene encoding chaperonin GroEL (60 kDa chaperone family; promotes refolding of misfolded polypeptides especially under stressful conditions; forms two stacked rings of heptamers to form a barrel-shaped 14mer; ends can be capped by GroES; misfolded proteins enter the barrel where they are refolded when GroES binds): protein MAKRIIYNENARRALERGIDILAEAVAVTLGPRGRNVVLEKKFGAPQIVNDGVTIAKEIELEDHIENTGVALIRQAASKTNDAAGDGTTTATVLAHAIVKEGLRNVAAGANAILLKRGIDKATAFLVEKIAEHARPVEDSKAIAQVAAISAGNDEEVGQMIAQAMDKVGKEGVISLEEGKSMTTELEITEGMRFDKGYISPYFATDAERMEAVFDEPYLLLTDKKIALVQDLVPVLEQVARSGRPLVIIAEDIEKEALATLVVNRLRGVLNVAAVKAPGFGDRRKALLEDIAILTGGQLITEDAGLKLDNTKLESLGKARRITITKDSTTIVAEGNEVGVKARIEQIRRQMDETESSYDKEKLQERLAKLAGGVAVVKVGAATETEMKDKKLRLEDAINATKAAVEEGIVPGGGTTLAHLAPELEVWAKGNLKDEELIGALIVARALPAPLKRIAENAGQNGAVIAERVKEKDFNIGYNAATNEFVDLLEAGIVDPAKVTRSALQNAASIAGMVLTTECIVVDKPEPKDGAPAGAGGGMGGGDFDY from the coding sequence ATGGCAAAGCGCATCATATACAACGAAAACGCCCGTCGTGCCTTGGAACGAGGCATTGACATCTTAGCTGAGGCTGTAGCCGTTACTCTTGGCCCCAGAGGCCGTAACGTAGTTCTAGAGAAGAAATTTGGCGCACCGCAAATCGTTAATGACGGTGTCACCATCGCTAAAGAAATCGAATTAGAAGACCATATTGAAAACACTGGAGTAGCTCTGATTCGTCAAGCTGCTTCTAAAACAAACGACGCTGCGGGTGATGGTACCACCACCGCTACAGTTTTAGCTCATGCGATCGTCAAAGAAGGCTTGCGGAACGTTGCTGCTGGCGCCAATGCAATTTTGCTGAAGCGCGGTATTGACAAAGCAACCGCTTTCCTTGTCGAGAAAATTGCTGAACACGCTCGTCCTGTAGAAGATTCTAAAGCGATCGCCCAAGTTGCAGCAATCTCGGCTGGTAACGACGAAGAAGTCGGTCAGATGATTGCTCAAGCTATGGACAAAGTCGGTAAGGAAGGCGTAATTTCCCTAGAAGAAGGGAAATCGATGACCACCGAACTCGAAATCACCGAAGGGATGCGCTTTGATAAAGGCTACATCTCCCCCTACTTCGCAACCGACGCAGAGCGGATGGAAGCAGTTTTCGATGAGCCTTACCTGCTGCTGACCGACAAGAAAATTGCCCTCGTACAAGACCTCGTACCTGTACTTGAGCAAGTAGCTCGCTCTGGTCGTCCTTTGGTAATTATCGCCGAAGATATTGAAAAAGAAGCTTTAGCAACCTTGGTGGTTAACCGTTTACGCGGTGTACTCAACGTTGCTGCTGTCAAAGCTCCTGGTTTTGGCGATCGCCGCAAAGCCCTTCTAGAAGATATCGCCATCCTCACCGGTGGTCAATTAATCACTGAAGATGCTGGTTTGAAGCTGGATAACACCAAGCTAGAAAGCCTCGGTAAAGCACGCCGCATCACCATTACCAAAGACAGCACCACAATTGTTGCCGAAGGTAACGAAGTTGGCGTTAAAGCCCGCATCGAGCAAATTCGTCGCCAAATGGACGAAACCGAATCTTCCTACGACAAAGAAAAGCTACAAGAGCGTCTCGCTAAGTTAGCTGGTGGTGTCGCCGTGGTGAAAGTGGGTGCAGCCACCGAAACCGAAATGAAAGACAAAAAGCTGCGTTTAGAAGACGCTATCAACGCCACCAAGGCTGCTGTGGAAGAAGGTATCGTTCCCGGTGGTGGTACAACTCTGGCTCACCTAGCTCCTGAATTAGAAGTTTGGGCTAAGGGTAACCTCAAAGATGAAGAGTTGATTGGTGCTTTGATTGTCGCTCGTGCATTACCTGCTCCTCTGAAGAGAATCGCAGAAAACGCCGGTCAGAATGGCGCTGTAATTGCTGAACGTGTGAAAGAGAAGGATTTCAACATTGGCTATAACGCCGCAACCAACGAATTCGTTGATTTGCTGGAAGCTGGTATTGTTGACCCTGCTAAAGTAACTCGTTCCGCACTGCAAAATGCTGCTTCTATCGCTGGCATGGTGTTGACAACCGAATGTATCGTAGTTGACAAACCTGAGCCTAAGGATGGCGCTCCTGCTGGCGCTGGCGGTGGTATGGGTGGCGGAGACTTCGATTACTAA
- a CDS encoding ParA family protein — translation MTAKVISICNLKGGVGKTTLVMVLAEYLAGDTMYGKRVLAIDLDPQSNLTSALMSEDIWERQFEFRKLTLPYLFQNYEYFSENGNNDKFIVKENVSNVRNKNSFNCLHLIPSSPKLFEIQQDLPPSSVSILRQLLNPLLENYDYILIDCPPSINKVVNSAFYVSDFCLIPCVPNRMSTHGLDLLLEHIDKFNRDYQHTLKSLGTLICRYNGTIAQTESLNFIIVNPFFPPAFYTKIPERAKIAESLNYSVQLTYKQKYGDSHESMVNLAKEFMQRVNY, via the coding sequence ATGACAGCTAAAGTGATTAGTATTTGCAACCTCAAGGGTGGAGTTGGCAAAACTACCCTTGTTATGGTATTGGCAGAATATTTGGCAGGCGATACAATGTACGGCAAGCGTGTACTTGCGATTGATCTTGATCCTCAGAGTAACTTGACTAGCGCCCTGATGTCTGAAGATATTTGGGAAAGACAATTTGAATTTAGAAAATTGACGTTACCTTATTTATTTCAAAATTATGAATATTTTTCAGAAAATGGTAATAACGATAAATTTATAGTTAAAGAAAATGTCTCAAATGTAAGAAACAAAAACTCTTTCAATTGTCTGCATCTAATACCAAGCAGTCCTAAATTATTTGAAATTCAGCAAGATTTACCACCAAGTTCAGTTTCTATACTTCGTCAGTTGCTCAATCCATTGTTAGAAAATTATGATTATATTTTAATAGACTGTCCACCAAGTATTAATAAAGTTGTTAATAGTGCATTTTATGTAAGTGACTTTTGTCTAATTCCCTGTGTACCAAATAGAATGTCTACTCACGGTTTAGATTTATTACTTGAACACATCGATAAGTTTAATAGAGATTACCAACACACCCTCAAATCTTTAGGAACATTAATTTGTCGTTATAACGGAACCATCGCCCAAACTGAGAGTTTAAATTTCATTATCGTTAATCCTTTTTTCCCCCCAGCTTTTTACACAAAAATTCCCGAAAGAGCAAAAATTGCCGAAAGTTTAAATTATAGTGTTCAGTTAACATACAAACAAAAATACGGTGATTCTCATGAATCGATGGTTAACCTAGCTAAAGAATTTATGCAGAGAGTAAATTACTGA
- a CDS encoding DUF4351 domain-containing protein → MSYDNACKYLAEQYPADFVRWLLGVEPPQIEVLKTELTLEPIRADSVTFLQTANQILHIEFQTLPKSKTPLNFRMLDYSVRLKRQYKCPVTQVLIFLQETDKEVAFTQEYRDNTTTHQYQVIRLWEQDSTPFLANPALLPLATLTQTDSPPALLAQVAEQVATIPDREQRQNIAGCVEILAGLRFEKDLVRQFLREDIMKESVIYQDIVQKEAFKLISRQLKRRFGDIDASSLEQVRNLSVEELEELGEALFDFSEVADLVAWLEQQERG, encoded by the coding sequence TTGAGTTACGATAATGCTTGTAAATATTTAGCTGAACAGTACCCTGCTGATTTTGTGCGTTGGTTGTTGGGGGTAGAACCGCCACAAATTGAAGTACTGAAAACAGAATTAACTCTTGAACCAATTCGCGCTGATTCTGTAACGTTTTTGCAAACAGCTAACCAAATTTTGCATATTGAATTTCAAACTTTACCCAAGTCTAAAACGCCGCTTAATTTCCGAATGCTTGATTATTCTGTCAGGTTGAAGCGTCAGTATAAATGTCCTGTTACTCAGGTGTTGATATTTTTGCAGGAAACTGATAAAGAGGTGGCTTTTACTCAAGAATACCGAGATAACACAACAACTCATCAATATCAGGTTATCCGTCTTTGGGAACAAGATTCAACGCCGTTTTTAGCAAATCCTGCACTGTTACCTTTAGCAACTTTGACGCAAACTGACTCACCACCAGCTTTACTAGCGCAAGTTGCGGAACAAGTCGCTACAATTCCAGATAGGGAGCAGCGCCAAAATATCGCCGGTTGTGTAGAAATTCTGGCGGGTTTACGGTTTGAAAAGGATTTGGTTCGTCAATTTTTGCGGGAGGATATTATGAAAGAATCTGTAATTTATCAAGATATTGTTCAAAAGGAAGCGTTTAAACTAATCAGCCGTCAGCTTAAACGGCGTTTTGGTGATATTGACGCATCATCACTTGAGCAGGTTCGCAATTTATCTGTTGAAGAGTTAGAGGAATTAGGAGAAGCGTTGTTTGATTTTTCTGAAGTTGCTGATTTGGTAGCTTGGTTAGAACAGCAGGAAAGGGGTTGA
- the groES gene encoding co-chaperone GroES: MAALSLTVSTVKPLGDRVFVKVSASEEKTAGGLYLPDTAKEKPQVGEVVALGPGKRNDDGGRQELEIKVGDKVLYSKYAGTDIKLGTEEYVLLSEKDILAVVI, from the coding sequence ATGGCAGCTTTATCTCTAACCGTTTCTACAGTTAAACCATTAGGCGATCGCGTTTTCGTGAAAGTGAGCGCCTCGGAAGAAAAGACCGCAGGTGGTCTTTACTTGCCCGACACCGCCAAGGAAAAGCCCCAGGTAGGGGAAGTAGTCGCCCTTGGACCAGGCAAGCGTAACGACGACGGTGGACGTCAAGAATTGGAAATTAAAGTCGGCGATAAGGTGTTGTACTCCAAGTACGCTGGCACCGACATCAAGCTCGGCACAGAAGAATATGTACTGCTTTCTGAAAAAGACATTTTAGCAGTCGTGATTTAA
- a CDS encoding HNH endonuclease, whose amino-acid sequence MAQFEWFEFTPLSKDDFISHFQDSKINIEYCYIRWCELYKRCGMRFYRYQYNRHCLVEFREFCYENHINIKFIEELDQDEKYYQSWQKWKQNSSDLEKHFNGQQILIKQLSYPTDKEGQLLQDVGILLIEDIIQGWNGKIQTAAKGLWFNLNINSTPEEQAYFKKIPYSNYLRSSHWRRVRSAMILLEGAICNECLYHHGGESYYGTDWDSELQVHHLHYKNLGCERYEDLQLLCKPHHKQVHLNLTK is encoded by the coding sequence ATGGCTCAATTTGAATGGTTTGAATTTACCCCTTTGTCAAAAGATGATTTTATTTCTCATTTTCAGGATAGCAAAATTAACATTGAATATTGCTATATCAGATGGTGTGAACTTTATAAACGTTGTGGTATGAGGTTTTATAGATACCAATATAATCGCCATTGTTTAGTAGAATTTCGTGAATTTTGCTATGAAAATCATATCAATATTAAGTTTATTGAGGAATTAGATCAAGATGAAAAGTATTATCAAAGCTGGCAAAAATGGAAACAAAATTCATCAGATTTAGAAAAACATTTTAACGGCCAGCAAATTTTAATTAAACAACTTTCGTATCCAACTGATAAAGAAGGACAACTATTACAAGATGTCGGAATTTTATTGATAGAAGATATAATCCAAGGATGGAATGGAAAAATTCAAACTGCTGCAAAAGGTTTATGGTTTAATTTAAATATTAATTCTACACCGGAAGAACAAGCTTATTTTAAAAAAATACCTTATTCAAATTATTTAAGAAGTTCACATTGGCGGCGTGTTCGCTCTGCCATGATTCTACTTGAGGGTGCTATTTGTAATGAGTGCCTATATCATCATGGTGGTGAATCTTATTATGGAACAGATTGGGATTCAGAACTTCAAGTTCACCATTTGCATTATAAAAACTTGGGTTGCGAAAGATACGAAGATTTGCAACTTTTGTGCAAACCACATCATAAACAAGTCCATTTAAATCTAACTAAATGA
- a CDS encoding type II toxin-antitoxin system HicA family toxin has translation MGRLSGFSYRQIVKIIKSFGFIFHRQAAGSHEIWFNPETNRYATIPNHSGDMPEGTLRGILKQAGIEPEEFINRS, from the coding sequence ATGGGACGGTTATCTGGCTTTAGCTACAGACAAATTGTCAAAATTATCAAATCCTTTGGCTTTATTTTTCATCGTCAAGCCGCAGGAAGTCACGAAATTTGGTTTAATCCTGAAACTAATCGTTATGCTACTATCCCCAATCATTCTGGTGATATGCCAGAAGGAACATTACGTGGAATTTTGAAGCAAGCTGGTATTGAGCCAGAGGAGTTTATTAACCGCTCTTAG